A part of Aegilops tauschii subsp. strangulata cultivar AL8/78 chromosome 2, Aet v6.0, whole genome shotgun sequence genomic DNA contains:
- the LOC109780515 gene encoding sister chromatid cohesion protein SCC2 isoform X1, whose product MDLPAGAGDGDGREPGRAGFERACRLPNTVHSEIAAALPLPTLPATLGTDLHDHDEPLAEPDRPDMIMQAAAIARILASTDISHLGFTEADHVAVDPSECSLLWREVLKHNPDAFKFKPRTPQPPPSQGLLDGQEYHNREREKQFEDLAPNLTKARKDHPFPPDDTSSHREDLHNELSPDSVASRKPKVRKKDNSASSSGPSIPSSQEVIANFRELVEDFCGKAEIPDNADGDDWLSIALNDVKVLVNEITYVRSKGMLHEIPMDTLTCLLHVIDRQIRCSQGLSIDVKENPDAADAEHSVFSALESIHAALAIMTNPDMPKQLYREELIERIIDFSRHQIMDCMAASNPTFRALYKPAGNVTNDGDEDEDDMENGPASKKRRTASNLSARKSSANKVSASIYSAVQKLCLILGFLKELLTTVRLSDSCILQLAKTCFTTFLVDNMQLLQLKAIGVICMVFSSYTQHRSYLVDETLNLVRKLQFSKNAIRTYHLADEEQKQIQMITALLVHLVQFSANVPDSLKGTVNWSTIIDASVDANYPINCHEAATEACCLFWTNVLQRFTAAKSQDVPEAKGIIENLVQDLLTVLNLPEYPAAAPILEVLCVLLLQNAGLKSKDTSARCFAIDLLGGIASRLKRDSVICSKEKLWILQELTDAENDSSKILKNKCCVCLGGRGINMACDVCGRCFHPDCMGAGSQENLQRDSVCPLCFCKQQLSVLQSYYELENKEKGKRASTAHKKKTAIPDEVTAVDTVQQILLNYLQEAGPQDDGNLFSRWFYLCMWYKEDISSQEKIIYYLARLKSKEILRDSGSGLALSRDWAKKICLALGQKNSFSRGFDKILSLLLASLRENSPVIRAKALRAVSSIVEADPEVLGDKRVQSAVEGRFCDSAISVREAALELVGRHIASHPDVGLKYIEKVAERIKDTGVSVRKRAIKIIRDLCASNPNADTSHAFVEIISRVNDEESSVQDLVCKTFYELWFDEPSGSHKHLVADGSSVPMEIATKTEQIVDMLRKMPNHQPLITIIKRSLTLEFLPQSSKAAGINSSMMTSLRKRCELICRRLLERILQVEEGADNETKIHTLPYVLVLQAFCIVDPTLCTPVTDPSQFVVTLQPYLKNKVDSKSTAQLLESIIFVIDAVIPLIRKPPQTVVEELEQDLKQMIVRHSFLTVVHACIKCLSALSNAAGRGPRLLEYLVNLFYKHLSGPNSDGQVLGRSLFCLGLLLRYGYKLLAASENQLDFPKILELLKRRYLRRDDFSLKVRAMQALGYILIAKPDFMLQKDILNLIEASLSSDVDYRLKIQGLQNLYEYLRDAESQLTADSTGKPTVPYATNGGSEVPVAAGAGDTNICGGIIQLYWNSILERSLDMNDQVRHAALKIVEIVLRQGLVHPITCVPHLIALETDPVEGNSKLAHHLLMNMNEKYPSFFESRLGDGLQMSFRFFETIVSNHNVVATNMKSNPIAFVKPGISRIYRLIRANRNSRNKFVHSIVRKFISDSRSYPTIGFLVYCVEVLASLPFTSPDEPLYLVYDINRVIQIRAGAIEANLKNWTSMDQQQDVVGQQDIVGQQDVVGQQYMVDNVMHEPGGYPDQNLADSPQKMLNNSCSTSDVDMAKLQEDCHDAIAMQLLLKLKRHLKMVYSLTDARCQAFSLKDPPKPGEAISKQNIPLNINNTNISLPSCLQDVALVYQDFKTLLREDSMDYVLYTSATVQKKRLTPRSSSKVRRPVAVTRGRRGRGGRGGGDDDDDTDDDDWTGGPRVLEFGAQAVTGGRVTRQRVQV is encoded by the exons GTCTGCTTGATGGTCAGGAATATCATAATCGAGAACGCGAGAAGCAATTCGAGGATCTTGCACCTAATCTGACTAAAGCACGGAAGGATCATCCATTTCCTCCAGATGACACCAGCTCACACCGAGAGGATCTTCAT AATGAACTCTCACCAGATTCAGTTGCTTCAAGGAAACCGAAAGTGAGGAAGAAAGATAATTCTGCTTCAAGTTCTGGCCCCAGCATTCCTAGTAGTCAag AAGTCATTGCCAACTTCCGTGAGCTGGTGGAGGACTTCTGTGGAAAAGCAGAAATCCCTGATAATGCAGATGGTGATGATTGGCTATCAATTGCACTGAATGATGTGAAGGTTCTTGTAAATGAAATTACATATGTTCGATCAAAGGGGATGTTGCATGAGATTCCCATGGATACGCTTACTTGTCTCTTACATGTGATAGACCGGCAGATCCGGTGTTCTCAAGGATTGTCAATAGACGTGAAAGAAAAT CCTGATGCTGCAGATGCTGAACACTCAGTCTTCTCTGCTTTGGAGTCCATTCATGCGGCATTAGCAATCATGACCAACCCTGATATGCCAAAGCAGCTGTATCGAGAAGAG CTTATTGAGCGAATTATTGATTTCTCAAGACATCAGATAATGGATTGTATGGCTGCAAGTAACCCAACCTTCCGAGCTCTCTACAAGCCAGCTGGAAATGTCACTAATGATG GAGATGAAGATGAAGACGACATGGAAAATGGACCAGCTAGCAAAAAGAGGCGCACTGCTTCTAATTTAAGTGCGAGGAAATCTTCTGCTAACAA AGTTTCTGCTTCTATATATTCTGCTGTGCAGAAACTATGCTTGATATTGGGCTTTCTTAAAGAACTCCTCACAACGGTGCGCTTATCAGATAGTTGTATCCTGCAGTTAGCAAAAACCTGCTTTACTACATTCTTGGTGGACAATATGCAGCTTTTACAATTGAAGGCGATCGGTGTTATTTGCATG GTTTTTTCATCATACACACAACACAGGAGTTACTTGGTTGATGAAACACTTAATCTTGTCCGCAAGTTACAGTTCTCAAAAAATGCTATTAGAACTTACCATCTGGCTGACGAAGAACAAAAGCAAATCCAGATGATAACAGCCCTCCTAGTTCACTTGGTTCAGTTCAGTGCAAATGTTCCTGATAGCTTAAAGGGAACAGTAAATTGGAGCACTATCATTGATGCCTCAGTCGATGCTAATTATCCAATTAACTGCCATGAAGCAGCAACGGAGGCTTGTTGCCTTTTCTGGACCAATGTGCTTCAACGTTTCACTGCTGCTAAATCTCAAGATGTGCCAGAAGCCAAAGGGATTATAGAAAATCTTGTTCAGGACTTGCTAACAGTACTAAACTTGCCCGAGTATCCAGCTGCTGCCCCTATACTTGAG GTTCTCTGTGTGTTGCTGCTTCAAAATGCTGGATTGAAATCAAAGGACACTTCTGCTCGCTGCTTTGCTATTGATCTTCTTGGTGGTATTGCATCAAGATTGAAGCGTGATTCTGTCATCTGTAGCAAGGAGAAGCTTTGGATACTGCAAGAGCTCACTGATGCAGAGAATGATAGCTCAAAAATCTTGAAAAATAAATGTTGTGTTTGTCTTGGTGGAAGAGGTATAAATATGGCATGTGATGTATGTGGGAGATGTTTCCATCCAGATTGTATGGGGGCTGGCAGTCAGGAAAACTTACAGCGTGATTCTGTTTGCCCCTTATGCTTTTGCAAGCAACAGCTCAGTGTGCTACAGTCATACTATGAGCTAGAAAATAAAGAAAAGGGCAAAAGAGCATCTACCGCACATAAGAAAAAAACTGCTATACCTGATGAGGTGACAGCAGTGGATACTGTTCAACAAATACTTTTGAATTATCTCCAGGAAGCTGGGCCACAAGATGATGGGAACCTGTTTTCTAGATG GTTCTATCTCTGCATGTGGTACAAAGAAGACATATCTTCTCAGGAGAAGATTATCTACTATCTTGCCAGATTGAAATCTAAGGAGATTCTGCGAGATTCTGGAAGTGGCTTGGCATTATCCAGAGACTGGGCTAAGAAAATTTGCTTGGCACTTGGCCAGAAGAACTCGTTCTCTCGGGGTTTCGACAAAATTCTTTCCCTCCTTTTG GCTAGCTTGAGGGAAAATTCTCCTGTGATAAGAGCAAAGGCCTTAAGAGCG GTCAGCAGTATAGTTGAAGCCGATCCTGAGGTATTAGGTGACAAACGTGTCCAATCTGCTGTTGAAGGAAGGTTTTGTGATTCAGCTATTTCTGTTCGTGAAGCTGCACTTGAGCTTGTTGGAAGACATATTGCTTCACACCCTGATGTGGGTCTTAAG TATATTGAAAAAGTCGCTGAACGAATAAAGGACACTGGAGTAAGTGTTCGCAAACGTGCGATCAAAATTATCCGTGATCTTTGTGCTTCAAATCCGAATGCGGATACAAGTCATGCCTTTGTGGAGATTATTTCGCGTGTTAATGACGAGGAATCAAGTGTACAG GATCTTGTATGCAAAACATTTTATGAGCTGTGGTTCGATGAACCATCTGGGAGTCATAAACACTTGGTTGCTGATGGTAGTTCAGTTCCTATGGAGATCGCAACAAAGACAGAGCAAATTGTTGACATGTTGAGAAAGATGCCCAATCATCAACCCCTTATTACCATTATAAAACGCAGTTTGACTCTCGAGTTCCTCCCGCAGTCAAGTAAGGCTGCAGGCATTAACTCATCCATGATGACATCGCTCCGGAAACGATGTGAATTGATATGCAGACGCTTATTGGAAAGGATATTGCAG GTTGAGGAGGGAGCTGATAATGAGACCAAAATCCACACGCTTCCTTATGTTCTTGTCTTGCAAGCATTTTGTATCGTGGATCCCACCCTCTGCACTCCAGTTACCGATCCCTCTCAGTTTGTTGTGACACTTCAACCATATCTTAAGAATAAG GTCGACAGTAAATCAACTGCCCAGTTACTTGAAAGTATAATTTTTGTGATTGATGCTGTTATTCCACTCATACGGAAGCCACCACAAACTGTGGTTGAGGAACTCGAGCAGGACCTGAAGCAGATGATAGTTCGCCACTCTTTTTTGACTGTTGTACATGCCTGTATCAA GTGTCTTTCTGCCCTTAGCAATGCAGCAGGCAGAGGTCCGAGGTTGTTGGAGTACCTCGTTAACCTTTTCTACAAGCATCTGTCAGGTCCTAATTCGGATGGTCAG GTGTTGGGTCGATCATTATTCTGTCTCGGCCTGCTCCTTAGATATGGTTATAAACTGTTGGCAGCATCGGAAAACCAACTTGATTTTCCAAAGATTCTTGAATTGCTCAAGAGAAGGTATCTCCGCAGGGATGATTTCAGCTTGAAGGTTCGAGCTATGCAG GCTTTGGGATACATACTTATTGCAAAGCCTGATTTTATGCTACAGAAAGATATTTTGAATCTGATAGAGGCATCGCTATCTTCTGATGTCGATTATAGGTTAAAG ATTCAAGGATTGCAAAACCTTTATGAGTATCTCCGTGATGCGGAAAGCCAACTCACGGCTGACAGTACTGGCAAGCCTACTGTACCCTATGCAACTAATGGTGGGAGTGAAGTGCCTGTTGCTGCTGGAGCGGGAGACACCAACATCTGTGGTGGTATTATCCAGTTGTATTGGAATTCTATTCTTGAGAGATCCTTGGATATGAACGATCAAGTTCGCCATGCTGCACTAAAG atTGTTGAAATTGTTCTTCGCCAGGGTTTAGTTCATCCAATTACTTGTGTTCCACACCTTATAGCACTTGAAACTGACCCTGTGGAGGGGAACTCAAAGTTGGCTCATCATTTGCTGATGAACATGAATGAAAA GTATCCTTCATTTTTTGAAAGCCGCTTAGGTGATGGCCTACAAATGTCGTTCAGATTCTTCGAGACCATAGTCAGCAACCATAACGTGGTGGCAACCAACATGAAATCAAATCCGATTGCATTTGTTAAACCTGGCATATCCAGAATATATCGTCTTATCCGTGCAAATCGAAATTCAAGAAACAAATTTGTACACTCAATAGTCCGCAAATTTATATCTGACAGCCGGAGTTACCCCACAATTGGTTTTCTTGT TTACTGTGTAGAAGTTCTTGCATCTCTCCCTTTCACATCTCCTGATGAACCACTTTACTTGGTCTATGATATAAACCGAGTTATTCAAATTAGAGCCGGAGCAATCGAGGCTAATTTGAAGAATTGGACTTCCATGGATCAGCAGCAAGATGTGGTGGGTCAGCAAGATATTGTGGGTCAGCAAGATGTGGTGGGTCAGCAATATATGGTGGATAATGTTATGCATGAACCTGGGGGATATCCTGACCAAAATCTGGCAGATAGTCCTCAAAAGATGCTTAATAATTCATGCAGCACGTCAGATGTCGACATGGCCAAACTTCAG GAAGATTGCCATGATGCGATAGCTATGCAGCTCCTTCTCAAACTGAAGAGACATTTGAAAATGGTCTACAGTTTAACTGATGCTCGCTGTCAG GCATTTTCTCTGAAGGATCCACCAAAACCTGGTGAAGCAATCTCCAAGCAGAATATCCCGCTTAACATTAACAACACTAACATCAGTTTGCCGAGCTGCCTGCAGGATGTAGCACTCGTGTACCAG GATTTCAAGACATTGCTGCGAGAAGATTCCATGGACTACGTACTGTATACTTCTGCCACGGTCCAGAAGAAGCGTCTGACTCCAAGAAGTTCGTCGAAAGTTAGAAGGCCAGTGGCTGTTACAAGAGGACGTCGTGGTCgtggtggtcgtggcggcggtgatgatgatgatgacactGATGATGATGACTGGACTGGCGGGCCGAGGGTGCTAGAGTTCGGCGCTCAGGCAGTGACTGGTGGCCGAGTAACGAGACAAAGGGTCCAAGTATGA
- the LOC109780515 gene encoding sister chromatid cohesion protein SCC2 isoform X2 → MLHEIPMDTLTCLLHVIDRQIRCSQGLSIDVKENPDAADAEHSVFSALESIHAALAIMTNPDMPKQLYREELIERIIDFSRHQIMDCMAASNPTFRALYKPAGNVTNDGDEDEDDMENGPASKKRRTASNLSARKSSANKVSASIYSAVQKLCLILGFLKELLTTVRLSDSCILQLAKTCFTTFLVDNMQLLQLKAIGVICMVFSSYTQHRSYLVDETLNLVRKLQFSKNAIRTYHLADEEQKQIQMITALLVHLVQFSANVPDSLKGTVNWSTIIDASVDANYPINCHEAATEACCLFWTNVLQRFTAAKSQDVPEAKGIIENLVQDLLTVLNLPEYPAAAPILEVLCVLLLQNAGLKSKDTSARCFAIDLLGGIASRLKRDSVICSKEKLWILQELTDAENDSSKILKNKCCVCLGGRGINMACDVCGRCFHPDCMGAGSQENLQRDSVCPLCFCKQQLSVLQSYYELENKEKGKRASTAHKKKTAIPDEVTAVDTVQQILLNYLQEAGPQDDGNLFSRWFYLCMWYKEDISSQEKIIYYLARLKSKEILRDSGSGLALSRDWAKKICLALGQKNSFSRGFDKILSLLLASLRENSPVIRAKALRAVSSIVEADPEVLGDKRVQSAVEGRFCDSAISVREAALELVGRHIASHPDVGLKYIEKVAERIKDTGVSVRKRAIKIIRDLCASNPNADTSHAFVEIISRVNDEESSVQDLVCKTFYELWFDEPSGSHKHLVADGSSVPMEIATKTEQIVDMLRKMPNHQPLITIIKRSLTLEFLPQSSKAAGINSSMMTSLRKRCELICRRLLERILQVEEGADNETKIHTLPYVLVLQAFCIVDPTLCTPVTDPSQFVVTLQPYLKNKVDSKSTAQLLESIIFVIDAVIPLIRKPPQTVVEELEQDLKQMIVRHSFLTVVHACIKCLSALSNAAGRGPRLLEYLVNLFYKHLSGPNSDGQVLGRSLFCLGLLLRYGYKLLAASENQLDFPKILELLKRRYLRRDDFSLKVRAMQALGYILIAKPDFMLQKDILNLIEASLSSDVDYRLKIQGLQNLYEYLRDAESQLTADSTGKPTVPYATNGGSEVPVAAGAGDTNICGGIIQLYWNSILERSLDMNDQVRHAALKIVEIVLRQGLVHPITCVPHLIALETDPVEGNSKLAHHLLMNMNEKYPSFFESRLGDGLQMSFRFFETIVSNHNVVATNMKSNPIAFVKPGISRIYRLIRANRNSRNKFVHSIVRKFISDSRSYPTIGFLVYCVEVLASLPFTSPDEPLYLVYDINRVIQIRAGAIEANLKNWTSMDQQQDVVGQQDIVGQQDVVGQQYMVDNVMHEPGGYPDQNLADSPQKMLNNSCSTSDVDMAKLQEDCHDAIAMQLLLKLKRHLKMVYSLTDARCQAFSLKDPPKPGEAISKQNIPLNINNTNISLPSCLQDVALVYQDFKTLLREDSMDYVLYTSATVQKKRLTPRSSSKVRRPVAVTRGRRGRGGRGGGDDDDDTDDDDWTGGPRVLEFGAQAVTGGRVTRQRVQV, encoded by the exons ATGTTGCATGAGATTCCCATGGATACGCTTACTTGTCTCTTACATGTGATAGACCGGCAGATCCGGTGTTCTCAAGGATTGTCAATAGACGTGAAAGAAAAT CCTGATGCTGCAGATGCTGAACACTCAGTCTTCTCTGCTTTGGAGTCCATTCATGCGGCATTAGCAATCATGACCAACCCTGATATGCCAAAGCAGCTGTATCGAGAAGAG CTTATTGAGCGAATTATTGATTTCTCAAGACATCAGATAATGGATTGTATGGCTGCAAGTAACCCAACCTTCCGAGCTCTCTACAAGCCAGCTGGAAATGTCACTAATGATG GAGATGAAGATGAAGACGACATGGAAAATGGACCAGCTAGCAAAAAGAGGCGCACTGCTTCTAATTTAAGTGCGAGGAAATCTTCTGCTAACAA AGTTTCTGCTTCTATATATTCTGCTGTGCAGAAACTATGCTTGATATTGGGCTTTCTTAAAGAACTCCTCACAACGGTGCGCTTATCAGATAGTTGTATCCTGCAGTTAGCAAAAACCTGCTTTACTACATTCTTGGTGGACAATATGCAGCTTTTACAATTGAAGGCGATCGGTGTTATTTGCATG GTTTTTTCATCATACACACAACACAGGAGTTACTTGGTTGATGAAACACTTAATCTTGTCCGCAAGTTACAGTTCTCAAAAAATGCTATTAGAACTTACCATCTGGCTGACGAAGAACAAAAGCAAATCCAGATGATAACAGCCCTCCTAGTTCACTTGGTTCAGTTCAGTGCAAATGTTCCTGATAGCTTAAAGGGAACAGTAAATTGGAGCACTATCATTGATGCCTCAGTCGATGCTAATTATCCAATTAACTGCCATGAAGCAGCAACGGAGGCTTGTTGCCTTTTCTGGACCAATGTGCTTCAACGTTTCACTGCTGCTAAATCTCAAGATGTGCCAGAAGCCAAAGGGATTATAGAAAATCTTGTTCAGGACTTGCTAACAGTACTAAACTTGCCCGAGTATCCAGCTGCTGCCCCTATACTTGAG GTTCTCTGTGTGTTGCTGCTTCAAAATGCTGGATTGAAATCAAAGGACACTTCTGCTCGCTGCTTTGCTATTGATCTTCTTGGTGGTATTGCATCAAGATTGAAGCGTGATTCTGTCATCTGTAGCAAGGAGAAGCTTTGGATACTGCAAGAGCTCACTGATGCAGAGAATGATAGCTCAAAAATCTTGAAAAATAAATGTTGTGTTTGTCTTGGTGGAAGAGGTATAAATATGGCATGTGATGTATGTGGGAGATGTTTCCATCCAGATTGTATGGGGGCTGGCAGTCAGGAAAACTTACAGCGTGATTCTGTTTGCCCCTTATGCTTTTGCAAGCAACAGCTCAGTGTGCTACAGTCATACTATGAGCTAGAAAATAAAGAAAAGGGCAAAAGAGCATCTACCGCACATAAGAAAAAAACTGCTATACCTGATGAGGTGACAGCAGTGGATACTGTTCAACAAATACTTTTGAATTATCTCCAGGAAGCTGGGCCACAAGATGATGGGAACCTGTTTTCTAGATG GTTCTATCTCTGCATGTGGTACAAAGAAGACATATCTTCTCAGGAGAAGATTATCTACTATCTTGCCAGATTGAAATCTAAGGAGATTCTGCGAGATTCTGGAAGTGGCTTGGCATTATCCAGAGACTGGGCTAAGAAAATTTGCTTGGCACTTGGCCAGAAGAACTCGTTCTCTCGGGGTTTCGACAAAATTCTTTCCCTCCTTTTG GCTAGCTTGAGGGAAAATTCTCCTGTGATAAGAGCAAAGGCCTTAAGAGCG GTCAGCAGTATAGTTGAAGCCGATCCTGAGGTATTAGGTGACAAACGTGTCCAATCTGCTGTTGAAGGAAGGTTTTGTGATTCAGCTATTTCTGTTCGTGAAGCTGCACTTGAGCTTGTTGGAAGACATATTGCTTCACACCCTGATGTGGGTCTTAAG TATATTGAAAAAGTCGCTGAACGAATAAAGGACACTGGAGTAAGTGTTCGCAAACGTGCGATCAAAATTATCCGTGATCTTTGTGCTTCAAATCCGAATGCGGATACAAGTCATGCCTTTGTGGAGATTATTTCGCGTGTTAATGACGAGGAATCAAGTGTACAG GATCTTGTATGCAAAACATTTTATGAGCTGTGGTTCGATGAACCATCTGGGAGTCATAAACACTTGGTTGCTGATGGTAGTTCAGTTCCTATGGAGATCGCAACAAAGACAGAGCAAATTGTTGACATGTTGAGAAAGATGCCCAATCATCAACCCCTTATTACCATTATAAAACGCAGTTTGACTCTCGAGTTCCTCCCGCAGTCAAGTAAGGCTGCAGGCATTAACTCATCCATGATGACATCGCTCCGGAAACGATGTGAATTGATATGCAGACGCTTATTGGAAAGGATATTGCAG GTTGAGGAGGGAGCTGATAATGAGACCAAAATCCACACGCTTCCTTATGTTCTTGTCTTGCAAGCATTTTGTATCGTGGATCCCACCCTCTGCACTCCAGTTACCGATCCCTCTCAGTTTGTTGTGACACTTCAACCATATCTTAAGAATAAG GTCGACAGTAAATCAACTGCCCAGTTACTTGAAAGTATAATTTTTGTGATTGATGCTGTTATTCCACTCATACGGAAGCCACCACAAACTGTGGTTGAGGAACTCGAGCAGGACCTGAAGCAGATGATAGTTCGCCACTCTTTTTTGACTGTTGTACATGCCTGTATCAA GTGTCTTTCTGCCCTTAGCAATGCAGCAGGCAGAGGTCCGAGGTTGTTGGAGTACCTCGTTAACCTTTTCTACAAGCATCTGTCAGGTCCTAATTCGGATGGTCAG GTGTTGGGTCGATCATTATTCTGTCTCGGCCTGCTCCTTAGATATGGTTATAAACTGTTGGCAGCATCGGAAAACCAACTTGATTTTCCAAAGATTCTTGAATTGCTCAAGAGAAGGTATCTCCGCAGGGATGATTTCAGCTTGAAGGTTCGAGCTATGCAG GCTTTGGGATACATACTTATTGCAAAGCCTGATTTTATGCTACAGAAAGATATTTTGAATCTGATAGAGGCATCGCTATCTTCTGATGTCGATTATAGGTTAAAG ATTCAAGGATTGCAAAACCTTTATGAGTATCTCCGTGATGCGGAAAGCCAACTCACGGCTGACAGTACTGGCAAGCCTACTGTACCCTATGCAACTAATGGTGGGAGTGAAGTGCCTGTTGCTGCTGGAGCGGGAGACACCAACATCTGTGGTGGTATTATCCAGTTGTATTGGAATTCTATTCTTGAGAGATCCTTGGATATGAACGATCAAGTTCGCCATGCTGCACTAAAG atTGTTGAAATTGTTCTTCGCCAGGGTTTAGTTCATCCAATTACTTGTGTTCCACACCTTATAGCACTTGAAACTGACCCTGTGGAGGGGAACTCAAAGTTGGCTCATCATTTGCTGATGAACATGAATGAAAA GTATCCTTCATTTTTTGAAAGCCGCTTAGGTGATGGCCTACAAATGTCGTTCAGATTCTTCGAGACCATAGTCAGCAACCATAACGTGGTGGCAACCAACATGAAATCAAATCCGATTGCATTTGTTAAACCTGGCATATCCAGAATATATCGTCTTATCCGTGCAAATCGAAATTCAAGAAACAAATTTGTACACTCAATAGTCCGCAAATTTATATCTGACAGCCGGAGTTACCCCACAATTGGTTTTCTTGT TTACTGTGTAGAAGTTCTTGCATCTCTCCCTTTCACATCTCCTGATGAACCACTTTACTTGGTCTATGATATAAACCGAGTTATTCAAATTAGAGCCGGAGCAATCGAGGCTAATTTGAAGAATTGGACTTCCATGGATCAGCAGCAAGATGTGGTGGGTCAGCAAGATATTGTGGGTCAGCAAGATGTGGTGGGTCAGCAATATATGGTGGATAATGTTATGCATGAACCTGGGGGATATCCTGACCAAAATCTGGCAGATAGTCCTCAAAAGATGCTTAATAATTCATGCAGCACGTCAGATGTCGACATGGCCAAACTTCAG GAAGATTGCCATGATGCGATAGCTATGCAGCTCCTTCTCAAACTGAAGAGACATTTGAAAATGGTCTACAGTTTAACTGATGCTCGCTGTCAG GCATTTTCTCTGAAGGATCCACCAAAACCTGGTGAAGCAATCTCCAAGCAGAATATCCCGCTTAACATTAACAACACTAACATCAGTTTGCCGAGCTGCCTGCAGGATGTAGCACTCGTGTACCAG GATTTCAAGACATTGCTGCGAGAAGATTCCATGGACTACGTACTGTATACTTCTGCCACGGTCCAGAAGAAGCGTCTGACTCCAAGAAGTTCGTCGAAAGTTAGAAGGCCAGTGGCTGTTACAAGAGGACGTCGTGGTCgtggtggtcgtggcggcggtgatgatgatgatgacactGATGATGATGACTGGACTGGCGGGCCGAGGGTGCTAGAGTTCGGCGCTCAGGCAGTGACTGGTGGCCGAGTAACGAGACAAAGGGTCCAAGTATGA